A stretch of the Polyangiaceae bacterium genome encodes the following:
- a CDS encoding PQQ-binding-like beta-propeller repeat protein, producing the protein MTRAAFGLALLLVTSGCEAERVKTAERGKALAHAAEIASGVASSLRCVDDAWPVYAHDEQRSGASSGCCKGPLSPLWRFEPPPKPPRNARTFHAVVTRDAVYVSGVIGESPSVFALDLEGKPLWTFDSHVDITRHEWPSFVLDRVVLNDDGLYILDSRSGEQEVNRGLDSWGQVITNGRNLLAVNTWYIAGPKTFVGALEVGGAPLWKKHEYGLVREDVLDRLGGIALAGERVLFAPNYAPSPGAGVYACAAGDGAELWRAETIPKSHLSVAGESAYLFERPDGEPMPTLVARDVEHGKRRWTFQAESSEATAPLAAGSRILFRERGGGVVAVRRGEGTLAWRAQLSLPEASDVAWATSQAAALGSGTLVAVDGTELVVLSLADGSVEWRGRPSSLSGAVHSPVVAGGRVYVVDRAGVAALGCAP; encoded by the coding sequence GTGACCCGCGCTGCGTTCGGTCTAGCGCTCCTCCTGGTGACCAGCGGCTGCGAAGCGGAGCGCGTGAAGACGGCGGAGCGCGGCAAGGCCCTGGCGCACGCAGCCGAGATCGCCAGCGGGGTTGCGAGCAGCCTGCGCTGCGTGGACGACGCCTGGCCCGTCTACGCCCACGATGAGCAGCGCAGCGGCGCGAGCAGCGGCTGCTGCAAGGGCCCGCTCTCGCCGCTGTGGCGCTTCGAGCCGCCGCCGAAGCCGCCTCGGAACGCACGCACTTTTCACGCAGTGGTGACCCGAGACGCGGTCTACGTCAGTGGAGTCATCGGCGAGTCGCCCAGTGTGTTCGCGCTCGACCTCGAGGGGAAGCCACTCTGGACGTTCGACAGTCACGTGGACATCACTCGCCACGAGTGGCCCTCCTTCGTGCTCGACCGAGTCGTCCTGAACGACGACGGGCTCTACATCCTCGACTCACGGAGCGGCGAGCAAGAGGTCAACCGCGGGCTCGACTCCTGGGGTCAGGTGATCACCAACGGCAGGAATCTCTTGGCGGTGAACACCTGGTACATCGCCGGCCCCAAGACCTTTGTCGGTGCGCTGGAGGTCGGCGGCGCGCCGTTGTGGAAGAAGCACGAGTACGGCTTGGTGCGAGAGGACGTCCTCGATCGCCTGGGGGGCATCGCGCTCGCCGGCGAGCGCGTGCTGTTCGCGCCGAACTACGCGCCTTCGCCTGGCGCCGGCGTGTACGCCTGCGCGGCGGGAGACGGCGCCGAGCTCTGGCGCGCGGAGACGATCCCGAAGAGCCACCTCTCCGTCGCCGGAGAGAGCGCGTACCTGTTCGAGCGCCCCGACGGCGAGCCCATGCCCACCCTCGTCGCGCGTGACGTCGAGCACGGCAAGCGGCGCTGGACCTTCCAGGCCGAGTCGAGCGAGGCCACAGCGCCGCTCGCCGCCGGGAGCCGGATCCTGTTCCGCGAGCGGGGCGGCGGCGTGGTCGCGGTGCGTCGCGGCGAGGGCACGCTGGCGTGGCGCGCGCAGCTCTCGCTCCCCGAAGCGTCCGACGTCGCCTGGGCTACTTCGCAGGCGGCAGCCCTGGGCAGCGGCACGCTGGTGGCCGTGGACGGCACGGAGCTGGTCGTGCTCTCCCTCGCTGACGGCAGCGTAGAGTGGCGCGGACGCCCGAGCTCGCTCTCGGGCGCTGTCCACAGCCCGGTCGTCGCAGGGGGCCGGGTCTATGTGGTCGACCGGGCGGGCGTCGCAGCGCTCGGGTGCGCGCCGTGA